Genomic DNA from Bosea sp. (in: a-proteobacteria):
CGGCCCGATCATCAGGATGTTCTTGGGGCTGACCTCGTCGCGCAGCACGCCTTCAAGCTGCTGGCGGCGCCAGCGATTGCGCAGCGCGATGGCCACGGCGCGCTTGGCGTCCTTCTGGCCGACGATGTAGCGGTCGAGCTCGGAGACGATCTCGCGGGGTGAGAAGGTTGTCATGCCGGCTCCTCAGGCGACGTCCAGGCTCTCGATCACGAGCGAGTGGTTGGTGTAGACGCAGATGTCGCCCGCGATGGCCATGGCCTTGCGCACGATGGCCTCGGCATCGAGATCGGTGTCGGCCAGGGCGCGCGCCGCCGCCAGCGCGTAGTTGCCGCCCGAACCGATCGCCATGATCCCGTCGGCCGGCTCAAGCACATCGCCCGTGCCGGAGAGCAGAAGGCCGACCTGCCTGTCGGCGACCAGCAGCATGGCTTCCAGCCGGCGCAGATAGCGATCCGTGCGCCAGTCCTTGGCCAGCTCGACGCAGGCGCGCATGAGCTGCACCGGATACTGATCCAGCTTGGCCTCGAGCCGCTCGAACAGGGTGAAGGCATCGGCGGTTGCGCCCGCGAATCCGGCGATCACCGAGCCCTTGGCGAGCAGCCGCACCTTGCGGGCATTGCCCTTCACGATGGTGGGGCCGAGCGATACCTGCCCGTCGCCGCCGACCACCACCTTGCCGCCCTTGCGCACCATCAGGATGGTGGTGGCGTGCATCACGGGAAGGGCGCCGTGCTCCATCATGGTCGAATCGCTTTCGGGGCTGCTGTCATCACGCCTATGTAGCGATTCTGCGGCCCCGGACCAACGGCCCCGGACCAGGGGCGGGCGCTCATTCCATGGTGGCCATCGCCGCGCCGCGCTGCTAAAGCCTCGCCCGACACCAGAACGCGGGGGCAAGGGCCATGCGCACAGGCGAAATCCAGCGCCGCACAGCGGAAACCGACGTGCACGTCGCAGTCGATCTCGACGGCAGCGGCAAGGCCGAGATCAGCACAGGCGTGGGCTTTTTCGACCATATGCTGGAGCTGTTCGCCCGCCATTCGCTCATCGACGTCACCGCCCGTGTCAAGGGTGACCTGCATGTGGATTTCCACCACACCGTGGAGGACACCGGCATCGCGCTCGGCCAGGCCGTGCTTGCCGCCATGGGCGACAAGAAGGGCCTCGCGCGCTACGCCAGCCTCGACCTGCCGATGGACGAGACGCTGACGCGCGTGGCCGTGGACGTGTCGGGGCGGCCCTTCCTCGTGTTCCGCACCACTTTCCCCGCGCAGAAGATCGGCGAGTTCGACACCGAACTGGTGCGCGAGTTCTTCCAGGCATTCGCCATGAACGCCGGTCTGACGCTTCATGTCGAGACGCTCTATGGCGCCAACGCCCACCACATCGCGGAAAGCTGCTTCAAGGGGCTGGCGCGCGCGGTGCGGGTCGCGCTGGCGGTCGATCCGCGCGAGGGCGGGCGCATTCCCTCCACCAAGGGCGCGCTGTGAGGTAACAATGGCTGTATTCACCGTTCTCACCCCGCCGCCCGGCGACGGCGACGCCCATGAACGGGCCGAGCGCACGCTGTTCCTGAAAGACGGCTTCCTGCTGTCGGCCTTTCTGTTCACGGGGCTGTGGCTCCTGGCCAAGCGCCTGTGGCTGGCCTTCGCCGTGTTCGTGGCCTTGTGGGCGGCCATCGGCTTCGGTGGGCGCGCAATCGGCGTGCACCCGCTCGGGCTGGCGCTCGCGCAGATGCTGATCGGGCTTTATCTCGGACTCGAGGGCCACGCGCTGATCGAGCGCAAGCTGCTGCGCAAGGGCTGGCGCCTGGCGGGCGTTGTCGAGGGCAAGGAGATCGACCAGGTGGCGCGCCGCTTCTTCGAGCAGGCCGGCGCGCTCGACGCGCTCGACGCGCGCGAGGCCGCGACGGCCACGCCCGGACTCCAGCGCTCCGGCCAGCCGCCGGCTCCCGATTACGGCGTGCTCGGCCTCTTCCCCGATTCGCAGGGGAGACCATGAGCGTCGTCGCGATCATCGACTACGGCTCGGGCAACCTGCACTCCGCCGCCAAGGCCTTCGAGCGCGCGGCGCGCGCGGCCGGGCTGCCGCATGCGGTGGTGGTGACGGCCGATCCCGGGCAGGTGCGCCGCGCCGAGCGGGTTGTGCTGCCCGGCGTCGGCGCCTTTGCCGACTGCAAGCGCGGGCTCGCCGCCGTGCCGGGCATGATCGAGGCCATGACCGAAGCCGTCATCGCCGGCGGCAAGCCCTTCCTCGGCATCTGCGTGGGCATGCAGCTGATGGCCAGCCGCGGGCTCGAGCACGAGATCGTCGACGGGCTGGGCTGGATCGCGGGCGACGTGGGGCCGATCACGCCCGCCGATTCTGCGCTCAAGATCCCGCACATGGGCTGGAACACGCTGGATGTGGCGCGCCCGCATGCGCTGCTCGGCGGCATTGCGACGGGGCCTGATGGTCTGCACGCCTATTTCGTGCATTCCTATGCGTTGCGCCCACGGGATGAATCTTCCCTGATCGCCAGCACCGATCATGGCGGCCCTGTCGCGGCGCTTGTGGGGCGCGACAACATGGCCGGCACGCAGTTCCACCCGGAGAAGAGCCAGAAACTGGGCCTGGCCCTCATCGCCAACTTCCTCCGGTGGCGTCCGTGATCCTGTTTCCCGCCATCGACCTCAAGAACGGTGAGTGCGTGCGCCTGCGACAGGGCGACATGGACTGCGCGACCGTGTTCAACGACAATCCCGCCGCGCAGGCCGCCATCTTCGAGGCGCAGGGCTTTTCCTGGCTGCATGTGGTGGATCTCGACGGCGCCTTTGCGGGCGCTCCAGTCAATCGCGAGGCGGTGGACGCCATACTGGGGGCCGTGTCCTTCCCGGTGCAGCTTGGCGGCGGCGTTCGCGACATGCGCACCGTGGAGGGTTGGCTCGCCAGGGGCGTGGCCCGCGTCATCATCGGCACGGCGGCAGTGCGCGATCCGGCCTTCGTCAAGGCAGCCGCTCGCGCCCATCCGGGCCGGATCGTCGTCGGCATCGATGCGCGCGAGGGGCAGGTGGCGGTCGAGGGCTGGGCGAAGACCTCCTCGCTCAGCGCCGTGGACCTCGGCCAGCGCTTCGAGGATGCCGGCGTCGCGGCCATCGTCTATACCGACATCGCGCGCGATGGCATGCTGCAGGGCGTCAACTGGGACGGCACCATCGCGCTGGCGCAGTCGCTGCGCATCCCGGTGATCGCCTCGGGCGGGCTTGCCTCGATGGACGACATCGAGCGGTTGATGCAGCCGGACGCCGCCATCCTTGAAGGGGCCATCACCGGCCGCGCCCTCTATGACGGCCGCATCGACCCCGCCGCAGCGTTGGCGCTTTTGAAGTGATTCTCAGGGAGTCAGGTTTTCAATGACCAATCCCTTTCGGTTCGGACACCTCCAACAACGCCATTTCTGATCGGGCTTGGTGAATCGGGCGGCTGGGTTCTGGTTCCGCCTGCTTCGGCAAGGGCGTTTTCGGCGCTGCTTCGCGTTTCAGGCCGTGCCGGCTGGGTGCTTCAGCCGCCCGAGACCTGTCGAATGCTGTGTTCGAACCATAATCGCGCCAAACGCAATCGACAGGCTATCCACCCACCAGCCGCTCCCGGACCAGCCCTCCTGCGCCGTCCGGCATGACCATTGGCCTCCTCACTTCGGCAACTGATCCTTGATCCCCTGCACGTAAAAGTTCATGCCGAACACCTGCTCGTCGGAGAGCTTGCCGTCGCCCTTGCATTCCACTGTCTGGCCGGCCTGGTTGATGATCGGGCACTTGAAGGGGTCGAACGTGCCGGCCTTGATGGCGGCTTCGGTGGCTTCCGCCATGGCCTTCACGTCGGCGGGCATGTTGACGTAAGGCCCCATCTTCACCTTGCCCTTGGCGAGCCCGTCGAACACGTCCTGCGACTTCCAGGTGCCGTCCAGCGCCGCCCTGACGCGCTCGATGTAGTAGGGGTTCCAGTCGTCGATGATCGAGGTCAGGATGTTGTTCGGCGCGAACTGGGTCATGTCCGAGGCCTGGCCGAAGGCGAGCTTGCCGCGCTGGGCGGCCTGTTGCAGCGGCGCGGGGCTGTCCGTGTGCTGGGTGATCACGTCGGCGCCCTGATCGAGCAGCACCTTGGCGGCGTCCGCTTCCTTCGGAGGATCGAACCAGGACGAAACCCACACCGTCCTGATCTCGACATTGGGGTTCACCGATTTCGCGCCGAGATAGAAGGCGTTGATGCCGGCGATCACCTCGGGGATCGGGAAGGCGCCGACATAGCCGATCGTGTTGGTCTTCGTCATCTTTCCGGCGATCTGGCCGGCGATGTAGCGCCCTTCATGAAACTTGGCGGAATACGTCGCGACGTTCGGCGCGCGCTTGAAGCCGGTGGCGTGTTCGAACTTCACGTCCGGAAAGCGCGCGGCCACCCGCAGCGTCGGCTCCATGTAGCCGAAGGAGGTGGTGAAGATCAGCTTGTGGCCGGTGCGGGCCAGCTGCTCGATCACGCGGTCGGAGGTCGGCTCCGGCACGCTCTCGATGAAGGTGGTCTCGACCCGGCCGGGGAACGCCGCCTCGATCGCCTTGCGGCCCTGCTCGTGCTGGTAGCTCCAGCCGAAATCGCCGATGGGCCCGACATAGATGAAGCCGATCTTGAGCTTCTCCTGAGCGAGCGCGGCCCCGGCCGACAGAGTGAAGGCGCCGGCCAGAAGGCCAGCCAGAATGCTGTGTTTCATGGATTGGATCCCCGGTGGCGGCCATTGCGGCCCGAGGCCGCAATCTACAGCCTTCCGACGGGAAAACAGAAGCCCGGACGTGCCGCCTACGGGTTTTGACGGATGCCGCGCGGTCCAGGCACGCCCTCGCGGATCGCGGCGGAGAAGTCCGCATCCGGGGCGAGTTTCTGCGCCTTCTCGGTGATGGCGGCGAGGCGCTTGAGCTCGTCGAGCGGAATGTCGCTGCGCAGCGCGCCAAGCTCATGGGCATAATCAGGCCCGCGCCCGGGCGCGAGGATGCGCCAGTCGAAGCGAAGGCCCGGCCAGAGCCCGCGCGCGATGCGGAAGGCCACGGTCGAGCAGTTGGCGCCGAGCGTGTCATACCAGCGCGGCTCGCGTTTGAGCGCATTGATCTGGTCTGCATAGGCGAGCAGCAACGCCCGCGCCTTGTCCCGCCCGACATCGAGCCGGTAAAGCCGCACATCCTCCTTCCAGACATCGGTGCGCAGGCGCACGATGTCGCGCTCGTCGGCGGCGATGATGGCGAGTTCGTAGGATTTGAAGAAGCCCGCCAGCGCCGAATAGACCTCGCCGCGCTCGCGGCGGATCTCGATCGAGAAGGTCAGCGGCGGCGCATCGTCGAAGGTCACGCTGACCAGCACATGGGCGATGAGCGGGCCGGTCCAGTAGGAGAAGAACAGGTCGATGCCCGCGGCCTTGGACAGATCATAGCTGCGCGTCTCCCAGCGCGCCTCGGCCACCTCCTCGCCCGAGCCTTCATCGGCGTCGCCGACCGTCGCGCGCCAGGTGAAGTTGCGCACATTGGTGATCGTGTAGCGCTCGCCCTCGACCGTGACGCTCGGCAGCCGCGACAGCGCCTCCGCCCAGACGCGCCCGCCGCTGGGGCGCAGGCTGCTCCACCAGCCCATCACCACGGCCAGGAGCGCGAGGAAGGCGACAAGCGCCGGCCAGCCCTGGCTCAGAGGCGGGCCCAGCCGCCAGGCCAGGACAAGGCAGCCGAAAGCCGCCAGCGCGAATCCGGCAGCCCACGCCCAGGAGGGGGCGGGGGCGCGGTGCCAGAGTGCGAGCGTGGCCCACCCAGTGGCGAGCGCCAACGCCAACGCCAGGATGAGGCCGGCGGCCAGCATGGATGCCCTGCGAAGCCCTGCCGCCGTCAGACCCAAGCCGCTCAGGCCGCAATGCTGCTGACGGGCGCAGCGGCTTTCACGGCGTCATCGACATGAGCTTCGAAGCGCTTGAAGTTCTCGCGGAACATGGCGACGAGCCGGGTCGCCGTCTCGGAGAACTCCGCCTTGTTCTGCCAGGTCTTGACAGGATAGAGGACATGCGGCTCCACACCCGGAACCGAGGTCGGCACGGCAAAGCCGAAATAGGGGTCCCGCCGGTAATCGGCCCGGTTCAGCGTGCCCTCCAGCGCAGCGGCCAGCAGCCGGCGCGTCACGCGGATCGGCATGCGCCGCCCGGCGCCGAACTTGCCGCCCGTCCAGCCGGTGTTCACCAGCCAGCAATCGACATGGTGGCGGTCGATCAGGTCGCGCAGCAGGTTGCCGTAGACCGATGGGTGGCGCGGCATGAAGGGCGCGCCGAAGCAGGTCGAGAAGGTGGCTTCCGGGTCTTTCACGCCCTTCTCCGTGCCGGCCACCTTGGCGGTGTAGCCGGAGAGGAAATGATACATCGCTTCCGCGCCCGTCAGCTTGGCGATGGGCGGCAGCACGCCGAAGGCATCGCAGGTCAGCATCACGATGTTCTTCGGGTGGCCCGCGCGCCCGGTCCCGCTGGCATTGGGGATGAAGTCGAGCGGATAGGCGCAGCGCGTGTTCTCGGTTCGCGAGGCATCGTCGAAATCGGGCCGCCGTGTCACGGGGTCGATGGTGACGTTCTCCAGCACCGTGCCGAAACGCTCGGTCGTGGCGTAGATCTCGGGCTCGGCCTCGCGGCTCAGGCGGATTGTCTTGGCGTAGCAGCCGCCTTCGAAGTTGAACACGCCATCTTGCGACCAGCCATGCTCGTCATCGCCGAGCAGCGTGCGCGTCGGGTCGGCCGAGAGCGTCGTCTTGCCGGTGCCCGAAAGGCCGAAGAACACGGCCACGTCGCCATTGTGCCCGACATTGGCCGAGCAGTGCATCGGCATCACGCCCGCGGCGGGCAGGGTGAAGTTGAGATAGGTGAAGACCGCCTTCTTCATCTCGCCGGCATAGGAGGTGCCGCCGATGAGCACGATGCGCCGCGTGAAGTTGACGGCGATGATGGTCTCGCTCCGGCAGCCATGACGCTTGGGGTCGGCCTTGAACGAGGGCAGATCGATGATGGTCAGGTCCGGCACATAGCTGGCAAGCTCGCCCGCGGGCGGGCGGATCAGCAGGTTGCGGATGAACAGCGAGTGCCAGGCGAATTCGGTGAAGACGCGCGCTTTCACGCGGTGCTTGCCATCGGCGCCGCCATGAAGGTCCTGCGCGAACAGCTCCTTGCCCTCGGCGTGCTTGATGAAGTCCGCCAGCAGCGCGTCGAAATGGCCGGGCTCGATGGCGCCGTTATTGTCCCACCACACCGTGCCGTCGGTCAGGACGTCACGGACGGTGAACTTGTCCTTGGGCGAGCGTCCGGTATGGGCGCCGGTGTCCGCCACCAGCGCGCCGCCGGCGGCAAGGCGCGTCTCGCCCCGGCGGATCGATTCCTCCGCCAGCGCGGCGGCCTCAAGATTCCAGTGCACGCGTTTGAGGTTCACGAAGCCGGATGCATCCGCGCCATGGGATGCATTGAAAAGTCCGATATTGTCCACGGGGCATTCCTCCTGACCGGCGCGTCTGTGAAGACCGCGCGCCTGTGCTGAAGCCGGACGAGCCCCGGCCGTAGGCCGGGATTTTACGCGGGCTTGGCAGCCCGCTCAAGCGCTCCGAAGCGGCGACCGGCGTGATACGCGCCCCAAGGCCAAAGGTTTCCATCTCTTTGGTAAAGATCCAATGCTGAATGACAAGGGGCAGGAATCCTTAGGCTGCGCCCTGAGCGCTGCGGGCTGCGCGTGCGAGGCCGATCAACGCGATGCGAGCGGCCTCGGGCGTCGTCACCCGCGCGGGAAAGGCGATGCGCGCCAGCGCGCCCTGGGCGCCGATCTCGAAGCCATCCGGATCGAGGCTGAGCATCCGCCAGGGACCGGCCGCGCAGCCTGCGACCGCGGTTGCGTAAAGGCCCACCGCATCGGCATGGTCCTCGTTCATGTGGGCGAGTATCTCCGCCTCTGCCGCGACAAGCGCTTCGGCTTCGTCCAGTTGCGTGAGCAGGTCCTCGGCCGTCAGCTCATAGGCCTTGCCGAAGCCGCCATTGAGGCTCGCCGAGCGGATTGCCACGCGCACAAGCAGGAAGTCGGGAAAGTCCACGTAAAGCTGCGCCTTGGGCTGCCGCGCGAGGAAGCGCCGCCGCGCCTGCTCCCCGGCCGCGCTGTCGCGGTCGAGCGCCTCGGCCTCCCCTGCCACGCTGATGCGCGGATGCGCCAGCGGATCGCCCTTGCCCGGGCGCGCGAAGAGAAGGGACAGCCTGGGCCGGGCCAGCAGATTGCCTGTGTGGCCAGACAGGCGTGACACCAGCAGCAGCGGCGCGCCATCCGGGCCCGTGGCCACGCTGATCAGCGACGCGAGCGGAAACCCATCCGCACCCAGCGTCGCGAGGCTGGCAAAGGGGCTGGCGCGGATGAGCTGGCGCGCCAGCATGCGCGCATCGTCATCGGTCTGGCGGATGGTTTGGCTGCTGCTCAATTTGGTGTCTCTTCTGGCAAGGAGGGCGTTCAATTCCTATTTAGAGCAAGCGTAGCGCTCGCGCCGCGCAATCGCTAGATTGTGGCCATGGTTTCGCCGCCCTCGGCGTCAAACCAATTGCCCCGTCGCCACAATTCCCGGCCGCCGTGAGGAAGAAGATTGATGCCCACCATCGCCCTGGTCGATGACGACCGCAACATACTGACCTCCGTATCGATCGCGCTCGAGGCGGAAGGCTTTCGCATCAGCACCTACACCGACGGCGCCTCGGCCCTTGAGGGACTGAAGCAGAATCCGCCCGATCTCGCCATCTTCGACATCAAGATGCCGCGCATGGACGGGATGGAGCTTCTGCGCCGGCTGCGCCAGAAATCCGACATGCCGGTGATCTTCCTCACCTCGAAGGATGACGAGATCGACGAGCTCTTCGGCCTGAAGATGGGCGCGGATGACTTCATCCGCAAACCCTTCTCGCAGCGCCTGCTGGTCGAGCGGGTGAAAGCCATCCTGCGCCGCGTCGGCACCAAGGACCTGCCGGCCACGCCGCGTGCGGAGGACGCCAAGGCGCTGGAGCGTGGCAGCCTGAAGATGGATCCCGAACGGCACGCCTGCACCTGGAAGGGCGAGCAGGTCGTGCTCACCGTCACCGAGTTCCTGATCCTGCAGTCCCTCGCCCAGCGGCCGGGCGTGGTCAAAAGCCGCAATGCCTTGATGGATGCGGCCTATGATGACGAGGTCTATGTCGATGACCGCACCATCGACAGCCACATCAAGCGGCTGCGCAAGAAGTTCAAGATGGTCGATGACGAGTTCGAGATGATCGAAACGCTCTATGGCGTGGGCTATCGCTTCAAGGAAGGTTGATCCTGATATGCCGTTCGGGCCCCGAGGCGGCTACGGGAGCCAGCCGTGACGCCCCTGCGAGACGACAAACCATTGGGCGCGGGCCGCGTGCGCGGAGCCCTGGCGGCGGTCAGGGGCCGGGTGCCCGGTTTCGGCGCGTTCTTCGCCAAGCGCCTCGCCTCGAGCCTGACGCGCCGTATCCTCGTTCTGAACCTTGCGGGGCTCGTGATCCTGCTCTTCGTGCTGCTCTACTTCAACCAGTTCCGCGAGGGCCTCATCGAGGCGCGCGTGCAGAGCCTCCAGACGCAAGGCGAGATCATCGCCAGCGCCATCGCGGCCTCGGCCACGGTCGAGACGGACCAGATCGCGATTGACCCCGACAAGCTGCTGCAGCTCCAGGCTGGCGAAAGCTCGGGGCTGGGCGAGGACCTGCAGTCCATCCTGCAGTTCTCGATCAACCCAGAACTGGTTGGCCCGCTTCTGCGGCGCCTGGTGACGCCGACCGGCACCCGCGCGCGGGTGTATGACCGCGAGGCGCTCCTGGTGCTCGACACCGCCGCGATCTATAGTCGCGGCGACATCCTCAGGCGTGAGGTGGCCCCGGTGGTGCGCGACGACATCCCCATGGTCGAGCGCACCTGGAACAGCATCCGCCGCCGCTTCGGGCGCGCCGAGATCGCCAGCTACGACGACAGCGAGCCGGGGGTCGGCACGGCCCTGCCCGAGGTGGCGCGCGCGCTTCAGGGCCAGCAGCGCAACGTCGTGCGCGTCAATGCGCTGGGCCAAACGACGGTCTCCGTCGCGGTGCCGATCCAGCGCCAGCGCAATGTGCGCGGCGCGCTTCTGCTCTCCACGCAGGGCGGCGACATCGATCAGGTGATCATCTCCGACCGCAACGCCATCCTGCAGGTCTTCGCCGTGGCCGCGGTCGTGATGACGCTGCTCTCGCTGCTGCTCGCCAACGCCATCGGCGAGCCGCTGCGCCGGCTCTCGGAGGCCGCCGTCAGGGTGCGCCGCCGGGTCAAGTCGCGGCAGGAGATCCCCGACTTCACCGATCGTCACGACGAGATCGGCCAGCTCTCGGGGGCGCTGCGCGACATGACCAGCGCGCTCTACGCCCGCATCGATGCGATCGGCAGCTTCGCCGCCGATGTCGCGCACGAGCTGAAGAACCCGCTCACCTCACTTCGCAGCGCGGTGGAGACGCTGCCGCTGGCCCGCAACGACGCCTCGCGCGCCCGGTTGCTGGAGGTGATCCACCATGACGTGCGCCGCCTCGACCGGCTCATCACCGACATTTCCGACGCCTCGCGGCTGGATGCCGAGCTTGCGCGCGGCGAGACGGCGCCGGTTGACATCGCGAATCTGCTGCAGACAGTCGTCGGCATGCAGAACGGCATCGCCAATCAGGATCAGGCTCCCATCCGCCTCAGCATTGACGCCTCGGTGCTGCGCGAGCCCAGCCTCGTGCTCGGACATGACGGGCGGCTCGGGCAGGTCATCATCAACATCCTCGACAATGCCCGCTCCTTCTCGCCCCCCGGGGCAGAGGTCCGCGTCGGCCTGCGCCGCATTGCCCAGCAGCTGCTCGTCACCGTCGACGATGACGGGCCCGGCATTCCCGAGCACGCGCTCGAGCGGATCTTCGAGCGCTTCTACACCGACAGGCCCGAGCATGGCTTCGGCCAGAATTCGGGCCTCGGCCTGTCCATCTCACGCCAGATCATCGATGCCCATGGCGGCTCGATCACGGCGACGAACCGGTTGGGCCCGCCCGCCGCCGATGGCGAGCCCGCGCGGCTCGGCGCCCGCTTCGCCATCACGCTGCCGCTGGTTCCTCCTGCCCCGAAGCGCGGCCAGCGATGAAAGCGCCGCCCGCCGCCGCCCCTGCCCCCGCCATCCACGCCAGCTGCGTCCTCATCGGCGAGGGCGCGGTGCTGGTGCGCGGCGAGCCCGGCGCCGGCAAGACGGCGCTGTGCCTGGCGCTGCTGGCGGCGGCGCGGGCGCGCGGTCTGTTCGGCCGTCTCGTCGCCGATGACCGGGTCCTGGTCGAGGCGCGGTCCGGCCGCCTTCTGGCGCGCCCGCACCCCGCCATTGCCGGCCTGGTCGAGCGCCGCGGCCTTGGCCTGACCCCGGCCGAGCACGAGGCGGCCGCCTGCGTCAGGCTCGTGGTCGACCTGTCGCCCGAGCCGCCTGACAGGCTGCCCGAGCCGCAGGACCTTGTCGTGGATCTTGGCGGCGTCATGCTGCCGCGCATTGCGGCCCTCGGCGGAGCGGCGATCGCCGGGGCGGGCGCCGACAGTCTGGTGCTCGCCGCGCTCTCGCTCTTTTGCGACGAGCCCTGGCGCGAAGCCTGAGCTTCGGACAGGCGCTGCCGGCGGC
This window encodes:
- the hslV gene encoding ATP-dependent protease subunit HslV; protein product: MHATTILMVRKGGKVVVGGDGQVSLGPTIVKGNARKVRLLAKGSVIAGFAGATADAFTLFERLEAKLDQYPVQLMRACVELAKDWRTDRYLRRLEAMLLVADRQVGLLLSGTGDVLEPADGIMAIGSGGNYALAAARALADTDLDAEAIVRKAMAIAGDICVYTNHSLVIESLDVA
- the hisB gene encoding imidazoleglycerol-phosphate dehydratase HisB, which encodes MRTGEIQRRTAETDVHVAVDLDGSGKAEISTGVGFFDHMLELFARHSLIDVTARVKGDLHVDFHHTVEDTGIALGQAVLAAMGDKKGLARYASLDLPMDETLTRVAVDVSGRPFLVFRTTFPAQKIGEFDTELVREFFQAFAMNAGLTLHVETLYGANAHHIAESCFKGLARAVRVALAVDPREGGRIPSTKGAL
- a CDS encoding DUF2628 domain-containing protein; protein product: MAVFTVLTPPPGDGDAHERAERTLFLKDGFLLSAFLFTGLWLLAKRLWLAFAVFVALWAAIGFGGRAIGVHPLGLALAQMLIGLYLGLEGHALIERKLLRKGWRLAGVVEGKEIDQVARRFFEQAGALDALDAREAATATPGLQRSGQPPAPDYGVLGLFPDSQGRP
- the hisH gene encoding imidazole glycerol phosphate synthase subunit HisH yields the protein MSVVAIIDYGSGNLHSAAKAFERAARAAGLPHAVVVTADPGQVRRAERVVLPGVGAFADCKRGLAAVPGMIEAMTEAVIAGGKPFLGICVGMQLMASRGLEHEIVDGLGWIAGDVGPITPADSALKIPHMGWNTLDVARPHALLGGIATGPDGLHAYFVHSYALRPRDESSLIASTDHGGPVAALVGRDNMAGTQFHPEKSQKLGLALIANFLRWRP
- the hisA gene encoding 1-(5-phosphoribosyl)-5-[(5-phosphoribosylamino)methylideneamino]imidazole-4-carboxamide isomerase, which encodes MASVILFPAIDLKNGECVRLRQGDMDCATVFNDNPAAQAAIFEAQGFSWLHVVDLDGAFAGAPVNREAVDAILGAVSFPVQLGGGVRDMRTVEGWLARGVARVIIGTAAVRDPAFVKAAARAHPGRIVVGIDAREGQVAVEGWAKTSSLSAVDLGQRFEDAGVAAIVYTDIARDGMLQGVNWDGTIALAQSLRIPVIASGGLASMDDIERLMQPDAAILEGAITGRALYDGRIDPAAALALLK
- a CDS encoding BMP family ABC transporter substrate-binding protein, with product MKHSILAGLLAGAFTLSAGAALAQEKLKIGFIYVGPIGDFGWSYQHEQGRKAIEAAFPGRVETTFIESVPEPTSDRVIEQLARTGHKLIFTTSFGYMEPTLRVAARFPDVKFEHATGFKRAPNVATYSAKFHEGRYIAGQIAGKMTKTNTIGYVGAFPIPEVIAGINAFYLGAKSVNPNVEIRTVWVSSWFDPPKEADAAKVLLDQGADVITQHTDSPAPLQQAAQRGKLAFGQASDMTQFAPNNILTSIIDDWNPYYIERVRAALDGTWKSQDVFDGLAKGKVKMGPYVNMPADVKAMAEATEAAIKAGTFDPFKCPIINQAGQTVECKGDGKLSDEQVFGMNFYVQGIKDQLPK
- a CDS encoding DUF4105 domain-containing protein, giving the protein MLAAGLILALALALATGWATLALWHRAPAPSWAWAAGFALAAFGCLVLAWRLGPPLSQGWPALVAFLALLAVVMGWWSSLRPSGGRVWAEALSRLPSVTVEGERYTITNVRNFTWRATVGDADEGSGEEVAEARWETRSYDLSKAAGIDLFFSYWTGPLIAHVLVSVTFDDAPPLTFSIEIRRERGEVYSALAGFFKSYELAIIAADERDIVRLRTDVWKEDVRLYRLDVGRDKARALLLAYADQINALKREPRWYDTLGANCSTVAFRIARGLWPGLRFDWRILAPGRGPDYAHELGALRSDIPLDELKRLAAITEKAQKLAPDADFSAAIREGVPGPRGIRQNP
- a CDS encoding phosphoenolpyruvate carboxykinase codes for the protein MDNIGLFNASHGADASGFVNLKRVHWNLEAAALAEESIRRGETRLAAGGALVADTGAHTGRSPKDKFTVRDVLTDGTVWWDNNGAIEPGHFDALLADFIKHAEGKELFAQDLHGGADGKHRVKARVFTEFAWHSLFIRNLLIRPPAGELASYVPDLTIIDLPSFKADPKRHGCRSETIIAVNFTRRIVLIGGTSYAGEMKKAVFTYLNFTLPAAGVMPMHCSANVGHNGDVAVFFGLSGTGKTTLSADPTRTLLGDDEHGWSQDGVFNFEGGCYAKTIRLSREAEPEIYATTERFGTVLENVTIDPVTRRPDFDDASRTENTRCAYPLDFIPNASGTGRAGHPKNIVMLTCDAFGVLPPIAKLTGAEAMYHFLSGYTAKVAGTEKGVKDPEATFSTCFGAPFMPRHPSVYGNLLRDLIDRHHVDCWLVNTGWTGGKFGAGRRMPIRVTRRLLAAALEGTLNRADYRRDPYFGFAVPTSVPGVEPHVLYPVKTWQNKAEFSETATRLVAMFRENFKRFEAHVDDAVKAAAPVSSIAA
- a CDS encoding HugZ family protein — its product is MLARQLIRASPFASLATLGADGFPLASLISVATGPDGAPLLLVSRLSGHTGNLLARPRLSLLFARPGKGDPLAHPRISVAGEAEALDRDSAAGEQARRRFLARQPKAQLYVDFPDFLLVRVAIRSASLNGGFGKAYELTAEDLLTQLDEAEALVAAEAEILAHMNEDHADAVGLYATAVAGCAAGPWRMLSLDPDGFEIGAQGALARIAFPARVTTPEAARIALIGLARAARSAQGAA
- a CDS encoding response regulator transcription factor, translated to MPTIALVDDDRNILTSVSIALEAEGFRISTYTDGASALEGLKQNPPDLAIFDIKMPRMDGMELLRRLRQKSDMPVIFLTSKDDEIDELFGLKMGADDFIRKPFSQRLLVERVKAILRRVGTKDLPATPRAEDAKALERGSLKMDPERHACTWKGEQVVLTVTEFLILQSLAQRPGVVKSRNALMDAAYDDEVYVDDRTIDSHIKRLRKKFKMVDDEFEMIETLYGVGYRFKEG
- a CDS encoding HAMP domain-containing protein → MTPLRDDKPLGAGRVRGALAAVRGRVPGFGAFFAKRLASSLTRRILVLNLAGLVILLFVLLYFNQFREGLIEARVQSLQTQGEIIASAIAASATVETDQIAIDPDKLLQLQAGESSGLGEDLQSILQFSINPELVGPLLRRLVTPTGTRARVYDREALLVLDTAAIYSRGDILRREVAPVVRDDIPMVERTWNSIRRRFGRAEIASYDDSEPGVGTALPEVARALQGQQRNVVRVNALGQTTVSVAVPIQRQRNVRGALLLSTQGGDIDQVIISDRNAILQVFAVAAVVMTLLSLLLANAIGEPLRRLSEAAVRVRRRVKSRQEIPDFTDRHDEIGQLSGALRDMTSALYARIDAIGSFAADVAHELKNPLTSLRSAVETLPLARNDASRARLLEVIHHDVRRLDRLITDISDASRLDAELARGETAPVDIANLLQTVVGMQNGIANQDQAPIRLSIDASVLREPSLVLGHDGRLGQVIINILDNARSFSPPGAEVRVGLRRIAQQLLVTVDDDGPGIPEHALERIFERFYTDRPEHGFGQNSGLGLSISRQIIDAHGGSITATNRLGPPAADGEPARLGARFAITLPLVPPAPKRGQR